The Candidatus Aegiribacteria sp. genome contains the following window.
CCATCAGAGCCTGATTCGAGCAGATGTTACTTGTGGCTTTTTCCCTGCGTATGTGCTGTTCTCTTGTCTGCAGAGTCAGTACGTATCCTTCCTGATCGGCTCTGTCAGAAGTTCTTCCGATGATCCTGCCAGGCATCTTTCTCGCAAGTTTTTTCCGGGTTGCCATAAAACCGATATACGGACCGCCATAGGACATTGGAATACCCATGCTCTGTCCTTCTCCGACAACGATATCAGCTCCGGCATCACCGGGCGAACGGAGAAGCGGAAGCGCTACAGGATCCGCGGCGACAATCAGCAATCCATTATACTCATGAATCAGTTCAGCCATTGGCTGAAGATCCTCAATCAGTCCGAAGTAGTTTGGATACTGAACAAGTATTGCCGCAGTTCCACCTTCAATCAGTTTCGCGGCGATTTCAAGATCAAGTGTACCGTCCTCAAGGAATGGAATCTCGTTTATCTCGAAGTCATCTCTTTTCAGGTAAGTCCGCACGACATCAGCCCACCGTGGATTCAGTGATCCCGCGGTGAGGATCCTCTGTTTCCGGGTTACTCTCATCGCCATCAGACATGCTTCAGCGGAAGCGGAAGCACCATCGTACATGGAAGCATTTGCCGCCTCCATGCCGGTCAGTCTGGCAATCATCGATTGATATTCAAAAATAGCCTGGAGCGTCCCCTGGCTGACCTCAGCCTGATAAGGTGTATACGCGGTATAGAATTCACTTCGAAGCAGAATATGATCAACTGCCGCAGGGATGAAATGGTCGTAAGCACCGGCTCCAAGAAAGCAGATCTTATCCGCTCCGGTATTTTTACCTGCATATCCTTCAAACTCGCGCTGGAGTTCAAGTTCTGAAACAGGATCAGGAAGATCAAGATCTTCTTCAAGCTGGTACTTCAGCGGGATTGATTTAAGAAGGTCACTGACACCTTCAACCCCGATAGCGCGAAACATCTTTTCGAAATGCTCCCCGCAGTTCGGTATGAACCTGCTCATGGATTACTCGCCGATGAATTCAGAGTACTCGGCAGCGCTCTTGAGATTACTGAAACCGGAAGAATCATCAGTGGCTATCACAACAAGCCAGCCCTTTTTATATGGATCTTCGTTAATGAGCGCGGGTTCATCCTCAAGGTCAGTATTTACACGTACGATTTTCCCGGCAAAGGGAGCATAGAAATCT
Protein-coding sequences here:
- the gcvPA gene encoding aminomethyl-transferring glycine dehydrogenase subunit GcvPA is translated as MSRFIPNCGEHFEKMFRAIGVEGVSDLLKSIPLKYQLEEDLDLPDPVSELELQREFEGYAGKNTGADKICFLGAGAYDHFIPAAVDHILLRSEFYTAYTPYQAEVSQGTLQAIFEYQSMIARLTGMEAANASMYDGASASAEACLMAMRVTRKQRILTAGSLNPRWADVVRTYLKRDDFEINEIPFLEDGTLDLEIAAKLIEGGTAAILVQYPNYFGLIEDLQPMAELIHEYNGLLIVAADPVALPLLRSPGDAGADIVVGEGQSMGIPMSYGGPYIGFMATRKKLARKMPGRIIGRTSDRADQEGYVLTLQTREQHIRREKATSNICSNQALMALANTVYLSLMGESGFREVSNQCFHKSHYLQQKLLEIPGVSSVFADTPFFREFTVSFPVSSLEIRDSMAEEGILAGLPIVELGEGVMLITVTEKRTKQEMDLYVKIASDICCGGADQ